The following DNA comes from Bacillus carboniphilus.
GCCGTTCAGCTATTATCCTTATGGGCCAGTCGGACCTGTTGGGCCTGTCGGACCTGTTGGGCCTGTCGCTCCTGTCGCTCCTGTTGCTCCGGTTGCTCCTGTTGCTCCTGTTGCTCCTGTCGCTCCTGTTGCTCCGGTTGCTCCGGTTGCTCCTGTTGGACCTGTTGCTCCTGTCGCTCCTGTTGCTCCTGTCGCTCCTGTTGCTCCTGTTGCTCCCGTTGCTCCCGTTGCTCCTGTTGCTCCGGTTGCTCCGGTTGCTCCGGTTGCTCCGGTTGCTCCTGTCGCTCCTGTTGCTCCTGTCGCTCCTGTTGCTCCTGTTGCTCCTGTTGCTCCAGTAGGACCTGTTGCTCCGGTTGCTCCTGTTGCTCCAGTAGGACCTGTTGCTCCTGTCGCTCCTGTCACTCCAGCAGGACCTGTTGCTCCGGTTGCTCCTGTCGCTCCGGTTGCTCCGGTTGGACCTGTTGCTCCTGTTGCTCCCGTAGGACCTGTTGCTCCGGTTGCTCCGGTCGCTCCGGTTGCTCCGGTTGCTCCGGTTGCTCCGGTTGCCCCTGTTGCTCCCGTTGCTCCCGTAGGACCTGTTGCTCCGGTTGCTCCTGTTGCTCCGGTTGCTCCTGTTGCTCCGGTTGCTCCTGTTGCTCCTGTTGCTCCTGTTGCTCCGGTTGCTCCGGTTGCTCCGGTTGCTCCGGTCGCTCCGGTTGCTCCGGTTGCTCCTGTTGCTCCCGTTGCTCCTGTTGCTCCCGTTGCTCCCGTTGCTCCTGTCGCTCCAGTAGGACCTGTTGCTCCCGTTGCTCCAGTAGGACCTGTTGCTCCGGTTGCTCCTGTTGCTCCGGTTGCTCCTGTTGCTCCAGTAGGACCTGTTGCTCCTGTCGCTCCGGTTGCTCCTGTTGCTCCTGTTGCTCCTGTTGCTCCTGTCGCTCCTGTCGCCCCGGTTGCTCCGGTTGCCCCTGTTGCTCCTGTCGCTCCTGTAGGACCTGTTGCTCCGGTTGCTCCTGTTGCTCCGGTTGCTCCTGTTGCTCCTGTCGCTCCGGTTGCTCCGGTTGCTCCGGTTGTTCCGGTTGCTCCTGTCGCTCCGGTTGCTCCTGTTGCTCCTGTTGCTCCTGTCGCTCCGGTTGCTCCTGTCGCTCCAGTAGGACCAGTTGCTCCTGTTTCTCCTGCCGGACCTGTTGGACCTGTCGCACCAGTTTCTCCTGCCGGACCTGTTGGACCTGTCGCACCAGTTTCTCCTGCCGGACCTGTTGGACCTGTTGGACCTCTTAATCCACTTGCTTCAGCCGCTAGCAATGCTACATCATCAACTAGAATATCTGCACTTCCCGCTTGAGGTAACTTGTTAATGATTACAAGTGCCTGTGTGGTTCCTAAAGGGGCTGGTTCAGTATTTCCATATATCTCTAACCACGTATTGTTTTCTACATTTGGAAGTCTATTGGCAGGTATATTTAAGATAAGCCCGTAGCCAAGGAAGTTAAAAGACGCGTCATAATAGATTACGGAAATACTAATCGGAGGACTTGAGGCGACCCCAATTTTTGCCAATGAAGTCAAAAATTCAAATTGTTCGCCAGACTCGATTGGAACGAATTGTAAAATAAAAGCATTCGCATCTCCACCAGTCATTCTCACAGAGAAAAAGCCTGAATGAGAAAACTCGCTCGTAACAATTGAGTTAACTCCAATCCAAGGGTTTAATGAACCGGTTTCAAAGCCACCGTTTTCAATACGATCATTTATAGACATAGTTGCCCTCCCTTCTATCATTTTTTATTAGTTTCAAACATCTGTATCTACAGTGTTGAAACATACGATATTATACGTGTATGCTTGTATTATTGACCGGACAAATTCACTCGGTAATTCGCACATTTTATTAAAAAAATTATAATAAAATTTTGAAATAATAATAAAAAAATCCACCTTACTTACTCCCTATAGTCATATAGAGAATAAGAAAGATGGTGACTACGTAGCCAAAATCCTTTATTGTCCTGTTTAAAATATTCACTGTTTTTTGATTATTTTTCCAGGATTACCAACCACTGTTGTATTTGCTGGAATATCCTTCGTGATAACACTGCCCGCTCCAACAATTGCATTCTCGCCTATGATTACTGCTGGTAAAAGCGTAGCATTGTTTCCGATTTTAGCTCCCCTTCTAATAATAGGTCCTTGGTGCTTAAAATTGCCCATCCCCATGTACTTATCATTGGAAGTTGAACAACACGGACCAATAAATACTTCATCCTCAATTTCCATATCTGCAGTAATATAAGATCCCGTTTGGATAGTGACTCTCTTTCCAATTATTGTGTTATTCTCAACAATTACATTACGTCCAACCACACTATCTTCCCCAACCGTTACTTTTTCACGGATGCTTGTCAAATCACCTACAAAAACTCCTTTTTCAAGCTTTACATGGCGATATATGACACTATTACATCCAATAATTACATCTTCTTCTATAACCAACGAATCAAGATTAATTTCTAGTTTTCTAGCCATTTTTTTATTAGAAGATGTTGGCTTTCCGAGAACTGTAAGGTCTCCAATTTTAACATGGTTTCCAATCCTTGTATCTTTCTTGATAACCGTGTGATTTCCAATATCTACATGGTCTCCAATAACAACGTTCTCTTCTATAATCACATTTTCTCCAATTGAAACATTCTCCCCTATTTTCGCTGTTACATGGATCATACAAGACCTCCATAATAAATATTAATTTGGCACAGACATACCTCTGAATCTTTATATTTAAAGCTGTTCATAAATCTTTAATAACTGATCTGCTACAAGGTCAGCAGCATGAAATTTCTCAACATACTTTCTTCCAGCCTGGCCTAGTTCATAACGCTTTTCTGGATTTTGAATTAACTCTTGTAGTACCTCGCCAATATTTTCAGGAGTTGCCTGTACAATTGGAAGGTCACTAGGAAAGTTATTTCGAATATCATCTCTAATAAAAGCAACAACCGGTTTTCCCATGGCCATTGCTTCTACACTGAGCATTCCATAAGTTCCACAAAGCAATTGATCTATAATGATATCTGCCTTTTGGTACATAGCAAGTGCTTTCTCGTGGCTCATTTTTTCAAGGACTGTGTAGGTGAATTGATTACTTCCTTTAATTTCCTCAATTGCTTTTTCTATATAGTCAGATCCTTTAAATTCTCTATTTGTTGGTGCATGAATAATAAGTGGATTATTATTTTTCGGGGATGGATAAACCGCCTTAAACTTTTCAATATTACAAGCAAGTGGTACAACGAAAACATTTTTGTAATAGTCTTTTACATATGGGTAAGCCTCATAATCTTGAACAATTGCGGTATCAATATACTGAGATAACTTTGTAAGCTGGTTATGAATTTCTTCATCCGTGTAATAAGTTGGAGGTAGAGGATAAGGATTTAACTGACTTACCTTTTCGACAGTACGAACGTCACTTCCCCAATGATGCATGACCATTTTCTTTCCCATTTCTTTTAATATAGGTAAATCATTAAAACCTTGAATAAAAGTGTTGGCATTATGAAAATGAAAAACATCCGCATTCTTGACAAGAAAATCGAGTTCCTTTAGCAATTCAAAGGTATCTGTATTGATAATATCCCCTCTATAGTTCAGGTAAGTGTGAAAGCAGTTGTATCCAGCTGCTGGATTCCCTCTTTTTCTAAGTTCCGTACAAATAATCCCCATCTGTCCTGCTATTTCAGTTGGTGCATGAACAATTTTCATACTCATCTCTCCTTTCCTAAATAGTATATTCATTAGGGATAAGTTGGTTATATATATCCAACAAATTTGGGAAAGTGCACTCACATATCTTGGATAAGTATCATATCTTAAATTAGGACTTCAAGGAAAAGGGTGAATTAGTTTGACAACAAATGAATATATGTCTGCAGATGAGTTGGGAGTACAAAATCACATTTGCCTTCTCCCCTATGGAAAAGGGTTTGAAAACGCGGTTAAAGATTGGACAACTGATGATTTAAAGCCGTACCAATCTTATGTTGTGAATGGAGAAGCTGTTGACACTATGTTTAAAGGATTGATTTTCACTCCAATTACTGGTAGGGGCCATCATTTTATCACTCCAATGTATGCTCACCTTGGAGATGAGGCTCAGAAAAAGGATTGGAAAATAGCGATAAAAAGACTTTTTCAGTTCGATTATAACTTTGGCGCAGCTGCACAGAACACGAAAGATGGCCAAACAACAGATATATGGGTCACCTTACCTTACCCAATTTTTTCCCAAACTAACTTTGGTGTAGTCAATGGAGAAGACATAAATTTTAAAGAGGAAGATAATAGATTTCTTGTGGTAAAATGGTGGATTGATAAATTTATCAATTGTTGGAACATGGCGAAAAAACTCCACAATAAGTTAACCTTTAGAGGTTTTGTTTGGCCACGAGCTTCTATTGATAGCAGTGACGAAGAATTAGTTAAAAAAGTAACAGACTATATTCGGACTCAAGACGTGTTATCCTTATGGCTTCAGCAGTATGGATCAACAGGTTGCGTAAACTGGAAGGAGTTTGGCTTTGACGCAGCTTGTACACATCCTAACTTTTTCGGAACTTCATGGCCGGACTTTACTTGGATTGCCAATACGACTGTTTTTGCCAGACATTATCACACAGGTTTTCAAATTTCTTTTGGAAAGGGTCTTCTCTTTAAGGAAAACCACTTGCTAGATTATTTAAACTATGGAGTTTATAACGAATATATGAATGATAGCCTACTTGTGTTTGAGTTTCCTAATCAAACCATGAAGGAAATCATTGAAAACCATCCTGTTGAATATAATTACCTTTATTCTTTTATTAAAAAGAATTATGTACCTGTTTATCCAACAGCTGCTTTCCCGTCATAAAAAATTCCTTTTAAACCGGTTAAGGACACCTCAATCCTTTTATACCGGTTTTTTATTTTCCCGTTACCAAAAAGTAATGCTTGAAGATTGACACCTTTAACCTCACACTTCTTAAAACTTTTAAGGCAATTCAGCGCTTCATTTTTTTAACACTGTCCCAACTATATTGAAAAGACCCTATAGCACAGGCGATTTTGGGTAGACGCCCTCCGCTATAAGGTACCTAAAAGAAAACAATCAAACGTAATTAAAAACCTATTTTCTACTTACATAATTTAAACTCTTTTATTCTTTTAAATTTGAATATATTTGCAATAATTTATCTACAACAACATCATGAGAATGATAATTTTCAACATACTGTCTGCCTTTTTTTCCAAGCTCTACACGTAATTCTGGATTTACAAGTAACTTTTTGACTTGTTCGTATAAATTATTGGGGTTGGAGTTAACAATCGGCAAATTAGATGGAAACATAGGTATGAGATCCGAACGAATATAGGCTAATACAGGTTTCCCTAATGCCATCCCTTCCACACTAAATAATCCGTACGATCCACATAAAACTTGATCTATTATAATATCTGCATCCCTGTAGAACTTAATCGCATCGTCATGTTTCATTTTTTCAATCCGTATATAGTCAAATTCGTAATTCTCCTTTAACTTTTCTATTGTCTTTTCAACATAGAAAGTCCCCTTAAATTCTGGATTTGTTGGTGCATGTAGAATTAACGGCCTTTCCTTACTAACCTTGGGATATTTAAGAGTGAAAGATCCAAGGTCTATTGCAATTGGCAACACGTGTACCTTATCATAATAGTCCTTCACATAATCATACACTTCATAGTCTTGAACAATTGCCTCTTTGATGTATTTAGTAATTTTCAATAATTTTTCATGTATTTCTTCATTTGGAGGTGAATCTCCTGTGAATACATATGCGTTATTGATTCTGGCTAAGTCATGAAACCTTACATCATTTCCCCAATGATGCATAATCATTTTTTTGTTTCTTTGCTTGATTTCTGGCAAATCTGAGAATCCAGGACAAAGTGTTGTTCCGTAATGAAAATGGAATAGGTCAAACGAATCGAGGATCTCCTGGTATCCTTCATGGAGCCCCTCTTGATTCGTATTGATTAGATTATCTTGATATCCTAGATAAGAATGAAAGGTATTATAACCAACTGCAAAGTATCCCCTTTTATTCAGAGCGCTACTTAATATCCCCATTTGTCCAGCAATTTCAGTTGTACCGTGAAATATTCTCATCCGTTTCAACTCCTTTTAGCCAGGTATAGGTTTTTTTTATACCTTCCTCTAGGGAGTGATGTTTATTCCAATTTAATTCAGCTTGTATTTTCTCTGCATTGATACATCTCCTCTGTACCACATCTACTTTTCGTTTAGGTGCAAACTTTACTGGGAGATCTTCATACCCTGTCATTTTTCGAATAACTTTTGCCAGGTCGAGAACACTCGTTTCAATTCCAGTTCCTACATTGTATACAGAACCGATTGCTTTCTCTTCCTGAACCACCAACAAAACCGCATCAAGTGCATCTTCAACATAGGTAAAATCTCTCGTCTGGCTTCCGTCTCCATAAATAACCATAGGTTCCTGATTCTTTACAGCTTCAAAAAACTTGGAGACAACCCCACAATAAGGATTAGAAGCAAGTTGTCCAGGGCCGTATACGTTTGAAAATCTTATAATACTTATCGGCAAATGATACAGATGATGATAAACGTGGCAGTAGTGCTCCATCGAAAATTTACTTGCTGCATAAGGAAGACTAATATTATAGTAGTCCTCTGGTGTTGGTAAAATTTTTGCATCACCATATACAGAAGTAGTGGATGCATATACAAATCGTTTAAGTCTAGGACAGCATTGGACAGCCTTACGTAATAACAAACTGCCACCGTAAAGATTAGTATTGAAGTCTGCTTCAATATTCTCTACTGATAGGACTAAATTTTTACATGCAAAATGGAAGATGTACTCAACATGAGGTAGTACTTCTTCCAGAATGTTTTCATTTGTGAGACTTTCATGATAAAAAGATATTTGCTCTGATTGGGGAATGGCTGCTCTATTTCCTGTTGATAAATCATCAATAATATAGATATGGTCACATAATGGGAGTAACTTTTTTACAAGTTGTGACCCTAAAAACCCTGCTCCTCCTGTAACCATAACTTTTCCTAGTTTCATTGAGTTTCTCCTTCCTTTCTAATCAAATTCACTGTCGAAAACGATGATAAAGGTAATTGGATCACTTGTTTAGTCAGATCAGATTGATAAATAGCAAAAATTGTTTCTAGGGCTTTTTTGCCCTCTTCTCCACTTATTAGTAGATTTTGAGTGTCTGAATTGATCGCTTCCATGAAATTTTGGTACATATAAATCTGTTCATTTCCATCGTCAGCAAGCTTAATCAACTCTTCCAAACTTGTATTTTCTCCCTCAATATACCATCGGGAAATGGTATTTAAAGTTGGGCCCCCTTTGAGGGAAATCGTTCCCTTTTCTCCAAATATAGATAAAGAATATCCTAGATTATCTGGCTGGGTGATTATATTTGCCTCTACAATCCCTTTTGCATTATTTTGAAAGTTTAATATTCCTAAAGCAATATCTTCCGTTTCTTTTTGTGCTGATGCATTTTCACAAATCTCACCATATACAGTTTTAACATCGCCTAGGAACCACTGAAGCAAATCAACTAAATGAATTCCTTGATTGATTAACATTCCACCATCACTGTTCCACTTTCCTCTCCAAGAAGCTGCAGAATAGTAGTCCTGTGAACGGTTAATCCGTATTGACACCACTCCTAAATATGGTTTTCCAATTTTCCCCTCATCTACTACCTTTTTAATTTTTTGCATCAACGGTCGAAATCTTAGCTGATGACAAACCATAAGCACCTTCTCTTTCTGTTTTGCCAATTGAATCAATTCATTAGATTCTTCAATAGACAAAGCCATTGGTTTTTCTAAAATCACGTGCTTATTTGATAATAAAGCTGCTTTAGCCATTTGTGCATGTAGTCCAGAGATAGAGGTAATAATGATTGCATCAATTTCTTGATTTGAGAGCATTTCTTCGTAATTTTTATAACCCTTCATTGGGTGAGTTTTTCCGGAATTATCTTGGTAAAATTGCTTGGATTCCTCCATTCTAACTTCAAGTAAATCACTAAGTGCGACTAACTGTGCCTCTTCACAATTGGATAAAGCCTGTATATGTTTTCTAGATATATATCCACAGCCAATCAATCCAAATCTAATTGTCATTTTTCACCCCTCCTGTTTTGCATAAAATAGATATAATTTTATCCTGTTCATCTTCTGTTAAAAAAGGATGCATGGGAATGGCAAATAGTCTTTCTGATACCGACTCTGACTGTGGCATGTCCCCTTTTTTATACCCAAGGAAGGCATATACTTCTTGGAGATGCAAGCAAAGAGGGTAGTACACGCCTGATTGAATCTGAGATTTAGATAGTTCGTCCATTATTTCTTCTCTCATAACAGACTCAACACAGAACAAATGATATATGTGGGTTCGGTTATCCGCTTCAAAAGGTAATTTAATGTGAGGTGAATTCTGGAGATACTGTTGATAACGTTTCGCTAGATTTCTTCTATTTTCATTCCATTCGTCTATTTTTTCTAGATTTATCAGTAAAATGGCTGCATGAATCTCATCAAGCCGACTATTGTACCCAATACGATCATGAAAATATTTTTGTGTGGACCCATGAGTCCGAAGTTTTCTTATATTTTCAGCCAATTCTTTATTGGAGGTCGTAATAATCCCTCCGTCTCCCATTGTCCCCAGGTTTTTTGTCGGAAAAAACGAGAAACAGGCTGCGTCTGCTAAACTTCCAACTGGCTGATTGTTGTATGTTGATCCAAACGCTTGGCATGCATCTTCAATCACGTAAAGATGATGTTTTTTTGCAATTTCCATGATTTCATTCATATCCGCTGGTTGTCCGAACAAGTGAACTGGAATTATCGCTTTTGTAGCCGATGTGATTTTCCTTTCAACTTCAGAAGGGTCAATATTATAGGTAAGTGGGTTAATATCTGCAAATACTGGTACAGCTCCCACCCTCGATATAGCCTCTGCACTTGCAAAAAAAGTGAACGGAGTAGTGATCACTTCATCTCCCTTTCCTATACCTAACGCATCTAGAGTCAAAACAAGGGCATCTGTACCATTAGCAACTGCTATTGCATCAGACACCCCAATTCTTTTTTCAATTCTTTCCTCAAGTTCTTTAACCCTTGGTCCTAGAATGTACTGCCCACTTGCAATAACCTCATCTATTTCCTGTAGAATTTCTTTTTTAACACTCTCAAACTGACGTTTTAAGTCCACTAGATTAATCATTTTCTTCCCCTTCTTTTCTATCTCAAATTTTATACTGTCCTATTACTTTTTTGAGATCTTGATTTTATTTTTTCAACATAACCTATGACAGATGATACTGGTGCGGAACGGCAAAAAACCTAGTTTCCTACTTTAATTAAGGTTTATCGCTCTTAAAAATTGATTTACTAGCGTTCACTTCTTACTAGACTCATTGGATTCCCTTTTTTTGCCTAAATTTCTACAATTCAGATGTTTGTCCATTCCCTAACAAGACAAAATGCATACATTACAATAACTGACATCAGTTGAAAGGGTGATAAATAAAATGGAAGTACATGATGAACTTGTAATGGCTAAAGAGACAGTTGCTGTTATTGGTCTAGGCTTTGTTGGGCTACCTTTATCAGTTATGCTGGCTGAAAAGGGGTTCCATGTAACAGGAATCGATGTGGACAACAGTAAAATAAATAAAATTATGAATTTCCAAAGTTATATTGGAGATATTGATAATTCAAGGTTAAAGAAAGTTGTAAACAACGGATGGTTACATCCAACTTCTAATTTTGATGAAATAAGAGCAGTTAAAAATATTATTATTTGTGTTCCGACACCTCTGACAAACGATAAAAAACCTGATATACAATTTATCCTTAAAGCAGGAAAGGAAATTCAGAAGAGACTGCAAAGTGGCCAACTTATTATATTAGAAAGTTCCACTTTCCCTGGTACTACTAAGGAAATTTTATTGCCTATACTAGAAGAAAGTGGATTAAAAGTAGGTACAGACTTTTTTCTAGCAAATTCTCCAGAAAGAATTGATCCTGGAAATAGTAAATATTCTGTAGATGAAATCCCTAAAGTAATTGGTGGTATTACAAATAAGTGTAAGGAAGTGGCAGTCTCATTTTATAGAAAGGTTTATAAGACGGTTGTCCCTGTTACCTCAGCAGAAGCAGCAGAGTTTACCAAACTCCTAGAAAATACATTTAGGTTTGTTAACATCTCCTTTATTAATGAGATGGCCATTCTTTGCGAGCAATTAAAAATCGATATCTGGGAGGTAATAGAAGCCGCCTCAACTAAACCATATGGTTTTACTCCGTTTTATCCAGGTCCTGGAATAGGTGGCCATTGTATTCCTGTCGACCCATTATATCTTCAATGGAAACTGAAGCAATTAGATACAACAAGTGAATTCATTTCAATCTCTAGCCAAACAAATGAGAGAATAATCGAACACATCACAAGCCGTGTTGAAAAGATTCTGAATCCTACTTCTCTATCCTCGGCAAAGATTCTTATTTACGGGGTTACTTATAAAAAGGACGTGGCAGATACAAGGGATTCTACTGCTATAGAGGTGATGAAACAATTAAGACAAAAAGGGGCCGACGTCCAATATCATGACCCTTACGTTCCGTTATTAAATATTGCAGGTGATATATATGCATCCAAGGATATGACGGAGGATTTACTGCGTGAAATGGACTGTGTCATCATTTTAACTGACCATGCCGTTATACCGTTGGAGCAAATCGTAACCCATGCACGAATTGTTTTTGATACGAAAAATGTAACAAAGGGCCTGAATGAATCTTCCTTAATTGTCCGCTTAGGTGAAGGTAGTATCGACCTTTAAATAGGACAGGCAATTTTTTTGAAAAATATTAGATAGATACTTTACATGAAGTAGAATTTGATTTTTTAAAAGATTTTACTGTATTCAAAAATTTATACACCATATACCGCGACTGGAGTCACAAATGTACGGTAGTGGTCATAAAACTGACACAAGGATTACACTATGAAAATCCCATTTTTTTTGTCGCTTGAAAGCCATCCTTATAAACTAGGATAAGGACAAAGCCTGTATCTAGATTACAAATATAAGACATAGACACAGGCTTTTTTTCTTCCAAAATACCATTCCAAAAGGAAATTTTTATCTATTTGTTATTCACCTGTTCATCATAGATTTGGG
Coding sequences within:
- a CDS encoding NTTRR-F1 domain, which gives rise to MSINDRIENGGFETGSLNPWIGVNSIVTSEFSHSGFFSVRMTGGDANAFILQFVPIESGEQFEFLTSLAKIGVASSPPISISVIYYDASFNFLGYGLILNIPANRLPNVENNTWLEIYGNTEPAPLGTTQALVIINKLPQAGSADILVDDVALLAAEASGLRGPTGPTGPAGETGATGPTGPAGETGATGPTGPAGETGATGPTGATGATGATGATGATGATGATGATGTTGATGATGATGATGATGATGATGATGPTGATGATGATGATGATGATGATGATGATGATGATGATGPTGATGATGATGATGATGPTGATGATGPTGATGATGATGATGATGATGATGATGATGATGATGATGATGATGATGATGATGATGATGATGATGPTGATGATGATGATGATGATGATGATGATGPTGATGATGPTGATGATGATGATGPAGVTGATGATGPTGATGATGATGPTGATGATGATGATGATGATGATGATGATGATGATGATGATGATGATGATGATGATGATGPTGATGATGATGATGATGATGATGATGATGATGPTGPTGPTGPTGP
- a CDS encoding N-acetyltransferase — translated: MIHVTAKIGENVSIGENVIIEENVVIGDHVDIGNHTVIKKDTRIGNHVKIGDLTVLGKPTSSNKKMARKLEINLDSLVIEEDVIIGCNSVIYRHVKLEKGVFVGDLTSIREKVTVGEDSVVGRNVIVENNTIIGKRVTIQTGSYITADMEIEDEVFIGPCCSTSNDKYMGMGNFKHQGPIIRRGAKIGNNATLLPAVIIGENAIVGAGSVITKDIPANTTVVGNPGKIIKKQ
- a CDS encoding glycosyltransferase, yielding MKIVHAPTEIAGQMGIICTELRKRGNPAAGYNCFHTYLNYRGDIINTDTFELLKELDFLVKNADVFHFHNANTFIQGFNDLPILKEMGKKMVMHHWGSDVRTVEKVSQLNPYPLPPTYYTDEEIHNQLTKLSQYIDTAIVQDYEAYPYVKDYYKNVFVVPLACNIEKFKAVYPSPKNNNPLIIHAPTNREFKGSDYIEKAIEEIKGSNQFTYTVLEKMSHEKALAMYQKADIIIDQLLCGTYGMLSVEAMAMGKPVVAFIRDDIRNNFPSDLPIVQATPENIGEVLQELIQNPEKRYELGQAGRKYVEKFHAADLVADQLLKIYEQL
- a CDS encoding DUF4855 domain-containing protein — protein: MTTNEYMSADELGVQNHICLLPYGKGFENAVKDWTTDDLKPYQSYVVNGEAVDTMFKGLIFTPITGRGHHFITPMYAHLGDEAQKKDWKIAIKRLFQFDYNFGAAAQNTKDGQTTDIWVTLPYPIFSQTNFGVVNGEDINFKEEDNRFLVVKWWIDKFINCWNMAKKLHNKLTFRGFVWPRASIDSSDEELVKKVTDYIRTQDVLSLWLQQYGSTGCVNWKEFGFDAACTHPNFFGTSWPDFTWIANTTVFARHYHTGFQISFGKGLLFKENHLLDYLNYGVYNEYMNDSLLVFEFPNQTMKEIIENHPVEYNYLYSFIKKNYVPVYPTAAFPS
- a CDS encoding glycosyltransferase family protein; its protein translation is MRIFHGTTEIAGQMGILSSALNKRGYFAVGYNTFHSYLGYQDNLINTNQEGLHEGYQEILDSFDLFHFHYGTTLCPGFSDLPEIKQRNKKMIMHHWGNDVRFHDLARINNAYVFTGDSPPNEEIHEKLLKITKYIKEAIVQDYEVYDYVKDYYDKVHVLPIAIDLGSFTLKYPKVSKERPLILHAPTNPEFKGTFYVEKTIEKLKENYEFDYIRIEKMKHDDAIKFYRDADIIIDQVLCGSYGLFSVEGMALGKPVLAYIRSDLIPMFPSNLPIVNSNPNNLYEQVKKLLVNPELRVELGKKGRQYVENYHSHDVVVDKLLQIYSNLKE
- a CDS encoding NAD-dependent epimerase/dehydratase family protein; translated protein: MKLGKVMVTGGAGFLGSQLVKKLLPLCDHIYIIDDLSTGNRAAIPQSEQISFYHESLTNENILEEVLPHVEYIFHFACKNLVLSVENIEADFNTNLYGGSLLLRKAVQCCPRLKRFVYASTTSVYGDAKILPTPEDYYNISLPYAASKFSMEHYCHVYHHLYHLPISIIRFSNVYGPGQLASNPYCGVVSKFFEAVKNQEPMVIYGDGSQTRDFTYVEDALDAVLLVVQEEKAIGSVYNVGTGIETSVLDLAKVIRKMTGYEDLPVKFAPKRKVDVVQRRCINAEKIQAELNWNKHHSLEEGIKKTYTWLKGVETDENISRYN
- a CDS encoding Gfo/Idh/MocA family oxidoreductase, whose amino-acid sequence is MTIRFGLIGCGYISRKHIQALSNCEEAQLVALSDLLEVRMEESKQFYQDNSGKTHPMKGYKNYEEMLSNQEIDAIIITSISGLHAQMAKAALLSNKHVILEKPMALSIEESNELIQLAKQKEKVLMVCHQLRFRPLMQKIKKVVDEGKIGKPYLGVVSIRINRSQDYYSAASWRGKWNSDGGMLINQGIHLVDLLQWFLGDVKTVYGEICENASAQKETEDIALGILNFQNNAKGIVEANIITQPDNLGYSLSIFGEKGTISLKGGPTLNTISRWYIEGENTSLEELIKLADDGNEQIYMYQNFMEAINSDTQNLLISGEEGKKALETIFAIYQSDLTKQVIQLPLSSFSTVNLIRKEGETQ
- a CDS encoding DegT/DnrJ/EryC1/StrS family aminotransferase, whose product is MINLVDLKRQFESVKKEILQEIDEVIASGQYILGPRVKELEERIEKRIGVSDAIAVANGTDALVLTLDALGIGKGDEVITTPFTFFASAEAISRVGAVPVFADINPLTYNIDPSEVERKITSATKAIIPVHLFGQPADMNEIMEIAKKHHLYVIEDACQAFGSTYNNQPVGSLADAACFSFFPTKNLGTMGDGGIITTSNKELAENIRKLRTHGSTQKYFHDRIGYNSRLDEIHAAILLINLEKIDEWNENRRNLAKRYQQYLQNSPHIKLPFEADNRTHIYHLFCVESVMREEIMDELSKSQIQSGVYYPLCLHLQEVYAFLGYKKGDMPQSESVSERLFAIPMHPFLTEDEQDKIISILCKTGGVKNDN
- a CDS encoding nucleotide sugar dehydrogenase; translation: MEVHDELVMAKETVAVIGLGFVGLPLSVMLAEKGFHVTGIDVDNSKINKIMNFQSYIGDIDNSRLKKVVNNGWLHPTSNFDEIRAVKNIIICVPTPLTNDKKPDIQFILKAGKEIQKRLQSGQLIILESSTFPGTTKEILLPILEESGLKVGTDFFLANSPERIDPGNSKYSVDEIPKVIGGITNKCKEVAVSFYRKVYKTVVPVTSAEAAEFTKLLENTFRFVNISFINEMAILCEQLKIDIWEVIEAASTKPYGFTPFYPGPGIGGHCIPVDPLYLQWKLKQLDTTSEFISISSQTNERIIEHITSRVEKILNPTSLSSAKILIYGVTYKKDVADTRDSTAIEVMKQLRQKGADVQYHDPYVPLLNIAGDIYASKDMTEDLLREMDCVIILTDHAVIPLEQIVTHARIVFDTKNVTKGLNESSLIVRLGEGSIDL